The Sebastes umbrosus isolate fSebUmb1 chromosome 23, fSebUmb1.pri, whole genome shotgun sequence genome contains a region encoding:
- the rhno1 gene encoding RAD9, HUS1, RAD1-interacting nuclear orphan protein 1 codes for MPRKATKTEMPPLLFLERPVCGARLQHGPEVRAALNPREYFTETQAQSSSALTSWVRPQFDRSVAAAPPVRRGRRRRCLSATSILDSCSQLSRKKSVCKFPSLPFQTRSRDQSHQPKSTHTKKSTESTAVSDAGNQPRGSSKVKRTVSSAQHSDTPKRRQTSIRKRRAEGFSDGAASSSRCLDQPETSSIRCRIPADGVSTPASTTEVGHVSPPPDVDTPKGIQEGSSCPSSTSPLHLLQAPPCTPPHNQPPDILVADTPERDYGVKVTWRRRRGLMLLFKERGHLSDSDTLIHS; via the exons ATGCCCCGTAAAGCCACAAAGACAGAGATGCCTCCCCTGCTGTTCCTGGAGCGGCCTGTGTGTGGAGCCAGACTCCAACATGGGCCTGAAGTCAGAGCTGCACTCAACCCCAGAGAGTACTTCACTGAGACACAAGCACAGAGCAGCTCAGCTCTCACTTCTTGG gTGAGACCACAGTTTGACCGCTCAGTTGCAGCTGCACCTCCAGTGAGACGAGGTAGGAGGAGAAGATGCCTCTCTGCCACGAGCATCCTTGACAGTTGCAGTCAGCTGTCCAGGAAAAAGAGTGTGTGCAAATTCCCCTCATTACCTTTTCAGACAAGGTCAAGAGACCAATCTCATCAACCAAAGAGCACACACACTAAGAAATCGACAGAGTCCACTGCTGTGTCTGACGCCGGAAATCAACCACGGGGATCGTCCAAAGTCAAAAGGACAGTTTCAAGTGCACAGCACTCAGACACACCGAAGAGACGGCAGACCTCAATCAGAAAAAGGAGAGCGGAGGGATTTTCCGATGGTGCTGCATCCTCCAGCAGATGTTTGGACCAGCCTGAAACTTCATCTATTCGATGTAGAATTCCAGCAGATGGTGTTTCAACACCTGCCTCCACCACTGAGGTCGGCCACGTCAGTCCACCACCTGATGTGGACACTCCAAAAGGAATTCAAGAAGGGAGTAGttgtccctcctccacctctcctctacACTTGCTACAGGCCCCGCCATGTACACCACCACATAATCAGCCACCTGACATTTTGGTGGCGGACACACCAGAGAGGGATTATGGGGTgaaggtgacatggaggaggaggagggggttgatgttgttgtttaaaGAGAGGGGCCATCTCTCTGATTCAGATACACTAATTCACAGCTGA
- the foxm1 gene encoding forkhead box protein M1 isoform X1 encodes MPRSIYSDLMTMRRSPRRPLILRRRKLPFQQNDPPAAAKPQSQTDASGSEEPPKSASQCFPDGIRIMDHPSMSDTQVVVIPKTADLHSVIGALTAKGKECGVLGPNKFILLSENSGSVCQPAAGGDGISAVGQAETVGSSPDAKPLTGIKALNKELECGPLDDSLTNIQWLGRMDTCVLEADPAKQTANKENQNPNSQTIQIDVDAVQQPMSERPPYSYMAMIQFAINSRKSRRMTLKEIYMWIEDHFPYFREVAKPGWKNSIRHNLSLHDMFIRETSPDGKISFWTIRPEANRCLTLDQVYKPGCDPMTAPVPVPMLLFPHQQQKRMLPDARKLPPSSERRMKPLLPRTDSYFVPIQLPVASSIYLPSSSTPFPSSCSQQKRNALRGTKRVRIAPKVTQSDVPAVVVYPQKDKDLKVEVKEEPVCVPMQCGTPKATPKRQASSSRRKQRLVHSLNEEPVLLCPDNTFFDSGVASDASTFQDMRDTELEEQQQPEQHSPDRDFSFKTPIKSSSHLTSSTPSKPPSHVLPETWKVTPVGKGSESVLDFSPIRTPGGPAVTPRHDYTTFSFNSTPFKDWPLFSSPRELLTSAPSRATGPTDSPMDCLRSSCSRELLQGGGGSSAAPAANRSITEGLVLDTMNDSLSKILVDISFSGLDDEDLGMANISWSEFIPQFK; translated from the exons ATGCCAAGGAGCATTTACAGTGATTTGATGACCATGAGACGGAGCCCAAGGAGACCCCTGATCCTCAGAAGAAGAAAGTTGCCTTTCCAGCAAAATgatccaccagcagcagctaaACCACAAAGCCAAACTGATGCATCCGGCTCCGAAGAACCTCCAAAATCAGCCAGTCAGTGCTTTCCAGATGGTATCCGCATTATGGATCACCCCTCCATGTCTGACACACAGGTGGTGGTCATCCCCAAAACAGCAGACCTTCACAGTGTCATTGGGGCGCTCACTGCCAAAGGCAAAGAGTGTGGTGTCCTGGGGCCAAACAAGTTCATCCTTCTGAGCGAGAACAGTGGATCTGTTTGTCAGCCTGCTGCTGGAGGGGATGGTATCTCTGCTGTTGGACAAGCAGAAACTGTGGGCAGCTCTCCGGATGCTAAACCCCTCACTGGAATTAAAGCAT TGAATAAGGAACTGGAGTGTGGTCCTTTGGATGACAGCCTCACCAATATTCAGTGGTTGGGCAGAATGGACACGTGTGTCTTGGAAGCAGATCCTGCCAAGCAGACGGCCAACAAGGAGAACCAAAACCCCAATTCACAGACTATTCAG ATCGATGTCGACGCTGTTCAGCAGCCCATGTCAGAGAGGCCACCGTACTCCTACATGGCCATGATCCAGTTTGCCATCAACAGTCGCAAGAGCAGGAGGATGACACTGAAAGAGATCTACATGTGGATCGAGGACCACTTCCCTTACTTCAGAGAGGTGGCCAAACCCGGATGGAAG AATTCCATCCGCCACAACCTCTCACTACACGACATGTTCATCCGTGAGACATCACCCGATGGTAAAATTTCTTTCTGGACTATCCGGCCTGAGGCCAACCGATGCCTCACTCTTGACCAGGTGTACAAG CCTGGTTGCGACCCAATGACCGCTCCTGTTCCGGTGCCAATGCTTTTATTTCCCCACCAA CAACAAAAGAGGATGCTTCCCGATGCGAGAAAACTACCACCTAGCTCAGAGAGAAGGATGAAACCTCTCCTCCCTCGAACCGATTCCTACTTCGTTCCCATCCAGCTCCCCGTCGCCTCCTCCATCTACCTGCCGTCCTCGTCGACCCCGTTCCCCTCCTCTTGCTCGCAGCAGAAACGGAACGCTTTGCGAGGAACCAAGAGAGTGCGCATAGCTCCTAAG GTGACACAGAGCGACGTCCCAGCCGTGGTAGTGTACCCTCAGAAGGACAAAGACCTCAAGgtggaggtgaaggaggagcCGGTGTGCGTCCCGATGCAATGCGGGACTCCTAAAGCCACTCCGAAGAGACAAGCCAGCAGCTCTCGACGCAAACAGCGCCTGGTTCACTCTCTGAACGAGGAGCCCGTCCTCCTCTGCCCCGACAACACCTTCTTTGACTCTGGCGTAGCCTCCGACGCCTCGACGTTCCAGGACATGCGAGACACCgagctggaggagcagcagcagccagagcaGCACAGCCCCGACCGTGACTTCTCTTTCAAGACCCCCATAAAGAGTAGCAGCCACCTGACCTCCTCCACGCCCAGCAAGCCTCCCTCTCATGTCCTGCCCGAGACCTGGAAAGTGACCCCCGTGGGCAAAGGGAGCGAAAGCGTCCTGGACTTCAGCCCCATTCGCACACCAGGCGGTCCCGCAGTCACGCCGCGACACGACTACACCACCTTCAGCTTCAACAGCACCCCCTTTAAGGACTGGCCTCTCTTCAGCTCCCCCAGAGAGCTGCTCACGTCGGCTCCTTCCAGAGCAACCGGGCCGACGGACTCTCCCATGGACTGCCTCAGGAGCAGCTGCTCCAGAGAGCTGCtccagggaggaggaggaagcagcgCCGCACCGGCCGCTAACCGCTCCATCACAGAGGGCCTCGTCCTGGATACGATGAACGACAGCCTGAGCAAGATACTAGTGGACATTAGCTTCTCTGGTCTGGACGATGAGGACCTCGGTATGGCCAACATCAGCTGGTCCGAGTTCATCCCTCAATTTAAGTAG
- the foxm1 gene encoding forkhead box protein M1 isoform X2: MPRSIYSDLMTMRRSPRRPLILRRRKLPFQQNDPPAAAKPQSQTDASGSEEPPKSASQCFPDGIRIMDHPSMSDTQVVVIPKTADLHSVIGALTAKGKECGVLGPNKFILLSENSGSVCQPAAGGDGISAVGQAETVGSSPDAKPLTGIKALNKELECGPLDDSLTNIQWLGRMDTCVLEADPAKQTANKENQNPNSQTIQIDVDAVQQPMSERPPYSYMAMIQFAINSRKSRRMTLKEIYMWIEDHFPYFREVAKPGWKNSIRHNLSLHDMFIRETSPDGKISFWTIRPEANRCLTLDQVYKQQKRMLPDARKLPPSSERRMKPLLPRTDSYFVPIQLPVASSIYLPSSSTPFPSSCSQQKRNALRGTKRVRIAPKVTQSDVPAVVVYPQKDKDLKVEVKEEPVCVPMQCGTPKATPKRQASSSRRKQRLVHSLNEEPVLLCPDNTFFDSGVASDASTFQDMRDTELEEQQQPEQHSPDRDFSFKTPIKSSSHLTSSTPSKPPSHVLPETWKVTPVGKGSESVLDFSPIRTPGGPAVTPRHDYTTFSFNSTPFKDWPLFSSPRELLTSAPSRATGPTDSPMDCLRSSCSRELLQGGGGSSAAPAANRSITEGLVLDTMNDSLSKILVDISFSGLDDEDLGMANISWSEFIPQFK; the protein is encoded by the exons ATGCCAAGGAGCATTTACAGTGATTTGATGACCATGAGACGGAGCCCAAGGAGACCCCTGATCCTCAGAAGAAGAAAGTTGCCTTTCCAGCAAAATgatccaccagcagcagctaaACCACAAAGCCAAACTGATGCATCCGGCTCCGAAGAACCTCCAAAATCAGCCAGTCAGTGCTTTCCAGATGGTATCCGCATTATGGATCACCCCTCCATGTCTGACACACAGGTGGTGGTCATCCCCAAAACAGCAGACCTTCACAGTGTCATTGGGGCGCTCACTGCCAAAGGCAAAGAGTGTGGTGTCCTGGGGCCAAACAAGTTCATCCTTCTGAGCGAGAACAGTGGATCTGTTTGTCAGCCTGCTGCTGGAGGGGATGGTATCTCTGCTGTTGGACAAGCAGAAACTGTGGGCAGCTCTCCGGATGCTAAACCCCTCACTGGAATTAAAGCAT TGAATAAGGAACTGGAGTGTGGTCCTTTGGATGACAGCCTCACCAATATTCAGTGGTTGGGCAGAATGGACACGTGTGTCTTGGAAGCAGATCCTGCCAAGCAGACGGCCAACAAGGAGAACCAAAACCCCAATTCACAGACTATTCAG ATCGATGTCGACGCTGTTCAGCAGCCCATGTCAGAGAGGCCACCGTACTCCTACATGGCCATGATCCAGTTTGCCATCAACAGTCGCAAGAGCAGGAGGATGACACTGAAAGAGATCTACATGTGGATCGAGGACCACTTCCCTTACTTCAGAGAGGTGGCCAAACCCGGATGGAAG AATTCCATCCGCCACAACCTCTCACTACACGACATGTTCATCCGTGAGACATCACCCGATGGTAAAATTTCTTTCTGGACTATCCGGCCTGAGGCCAACCGATGCCTCACTCTTGACCAGGTGTACAAG CAACAAAAGAGGATGCTTCCCGATGCGAGAAAACTACCACCTAGCTCAGAGAGAAGGATGAAACCTCTCCTCCCTCGAACCGATTCCTACTTCGTTCCCATCCAGCTCCCCGTCGCCTCCTCCATCTACCTGCCGTCCTCGTCGACCCCGTTCCCCTCCTCTTGCTCGCAGCAGAAACGGAACGCTTTGCGAGGAACCAAGAGAGTGCGCATAGCTCCTAAG GTGACACAGAGCGACGTCCCAGCCGTGGTAGTGTACCCTCAGAAGGACAAAGACCTCAAGgtggaggtgaaggaggagcCGGTGTGCGTCCCGATGCAATGCGGGACTCCTAAAGCCACTCCGAAGAGACAAGCCAGCAGCTCTCGACGCAAACAGCGCCTGGTTCACTCTCTGAACGAGGAGCCCGTCCTCCTCTGCCCCGACAACACCTTCTTTGACTCTGGCGTAGCCTCCGACGCCTCGACGTTCCAGGACATGCGAGACACCgagctggaggagcagcagcagccagagcaGCACAGCCCCGACCGTGACTTCTCTTTCAAGACCCCCATAAAGAGTAGCAGCCACCTGACCTCCTCCACGCCCAGCAAGCCTCCCTCTCATGTCCTGCCCGAGACCTGGAAAGTGACCCCCGTGGGCAAAGGGAGCGAAAGCGTCCTGGACTTCAGCCCCATTCGCACACCAGGCGGTCCCGCAGTCACGCCGCGACACGACTACACCACCTTCAGCTTCAACAGCACCCCCTTTAAGGACTGGCCTCTCTTCAGCTCCCCCAGAGAGCTGCTCACGTCGGCTCCTTCCAGAGCAACCGGGCCGACGGACTCTCCCATGGACTGCCTCAGGAGCAGCTGCTCCAGAGAGCTGCtccagggaggaggaggaagcagcgCCGCACCGGCCGCTAACCGCTCCATCACAGAGGGCCTCGTCCTGGATACGATGAACGACAGCCTGAGCAAGATACTAGTGGACATTAGCTTCTCTGGTCTGGACGATGAGGACCTCGGTATGGCCAACATCAGCTGGTCCGAGTTCATCCCTCAATTTAAGTAG
- the si:ch73-352p4.8 gene encoding cystine/glutamate transporter — MDGTQMKKEGDKEKEKTEEDVVHLRREIGLLPAVCFIIGSVVGSGIFIAPKGVLVNSGSVGLSLLVWVLCGILSLFGALCYAELGTSFTKSGGHYTYLLETLGPLPAFLRLWVEFLFIRPSVASYSSLAFGRYVVEPFFEPCSAPTVLIKVVGILGFTFVVAVNCWSVTMASRTQVTLTFIKMFAVVLIIIPGVIALAKGKTENFQNGFEFDSLKLDKLPLAFYNGLYAYGGWFYLNFITEEVINPNRNIPLAIICSMVTVTVCYVLINVAYYTMMTPAELLLSEAVAVTFANRALQGLANTIPFLVALSCLGALNGGMFGSPRMLFVGAREGHWPPIFSMIHIRRRTPMPAVLLLYPLVLVMLITGEIYQLINFASFARWFFIALATLGMLIHRYRFPHHPRPFKVPLAIAVTFTVVCFFIVGLSLFSDPWNTGVSCALTLTGVPVYYVTVYRSRLPHRWRRIFNYFSKQLQILLEVAQQEIQTY; from the exons ATGGACGGGACACAAATGAAGAAAGAGGGTgacaaggagaaggagaagacgGAAGAGGACGTGGTGCACCTGCGGAGAGAGATCGGCCTGCTGCCGGCGGTGTGCTTCATCATCGGCTCGGTGGTGGGCAGCGGAATCTTCATCGCACCCAAGGGAGTCCTGGTGAACAGCGGCAGCGTGGGGCTCTCTCTGCTGGTCTGGGTGCTGTGTGGGATCCTGTCTTTGTTTG GGGCCCTGTGCTATGCTGAACTGGGCACCAGTTTTACAAAATCAGGGGGCCACTACACGTATCTACTGGAGACACTGGGGCCACTGCCGGCCTTTTTACGACTCTGGGTGGAGTTCTTATTCATCAG GCCATCTGTGGCTTCCTATTCGTCCCTGGCGTTTGGCCGCTATGTGGTGGAGCCCTTCTTTGAACCCTGCTCTGCTCCCACAGTGCTGATCAAAGTAGTTGGCATCCTGGGATTCA CGTTTGTCGTGGCAGTCAACTGCTGGAGTGTGACCATGGCCTCTCGCACTCAGGTCACCTTGACCTTCATTAAGATGTTCGCTGTGgtcctcatcatcatccccGGTGTCATCGCACTGGCCAAAG GAAAAACAGAGAATTTCCAGAACGGTTTTGAGTTTGATTCATTAAAATTGGATAAATTGCCCCTGGCCTTCTATAACGGCCTATATGCCTACGGTGGATG GTTTTATCTGAACTTTATCACAGAAGAGGTCATAAACCCAAATAG AAACATCCCACTGGCAATAATCTGCTCCATGGTGACGGTGACAGTCTGTTACGTGCTTATTAATGTGGCCTACTACACCATGATGACTcctgctgagctgctgctgtctgagGCTGTGGCTGTG ACGTTTGCGAATCGTGCTCTCCAGGGATTGGCTAACACAATTCCCTTTCTTGTGGCCTTATCCTGCCTCGGAGCGCTTAACGGTGGCATGTTTGGTTCACCCAG GATGCTGTTTGTGGGAGCCAGAGAGGGCCACTGGCCTCCCATCTTTTCCATGATTCACATCCGCAGACGTACACCTATGCCTGCTGTGCTGTTACTG TACCCGTTGGTGTTGGTGATGTTGATCACCGGAGAGATCTACCAGCTCATCAACTTCGCCTCCTTTGCTCGCTGGTTCTTCATCGCCTTGGCAACCTTGGGGATGCTCATCCATCGCTATCGCTTCCCCCACCACCCGAGACCTTTCAAG GTGCCCCTGGCCATCGCGGTCACCTTCACGGTGGTTTGCTTCTTCATCGTGGGTCTGTCTCTGTTCTCGGACCCCTGGAACACGGGGGTTAGCTGTGCTCTCACGCTCACCGGGGTCCCGGTTTACTATGTGACCGTCTACCGCTCCCGCTTGCCCCATAGATGGAGACGCATCTTTA ACTACTTCAGCAAGCAGCTGCAGATCCTTCTAGAAGTGGCTCAACAGGAAATCCAGACGTACTGA